In Vitis riparia cultivar Riparia Gloire de Montpellier isolate 1030 chromosome 19, EGFV_Vit.rip_1.0, whole genome shotgun sequence, the following proteins share a genomic window:
- the LOC117909290 gene encoding exopolygalacturonase-like, which translates to MTCFSHQGTASEMHLEDIVMNNVDNPIITYQKYCPHNQCNLKSPSRINLSNVSFRNIRGTTSTEVVVKLVCSQGVPCQDVKLGDINLKYSGNEGPATSQCKNIKPNLLVNKLLVPKMLNLLPKSEKIVLLL; encoded by the exons ATGACCTGCTTCTCTCATCAAGGCACTGCCTCTGAAATGCATCTCGAAGATATTGTCATGAATAATGTTGACAATCCCATAATCACATATCAAAAGTACTGCCCCCATAACCAATGCAACTTAAAG AGTCCATCACGCATTAACCTCAGTAATGTTAGCTTCAGAAACATCCGGGGCACTACCTCAACTGAGGTTGTTGTCAAGCTTGTTTGCAGCCAGGGAGTACCATGCCAAGACGTCAAGCTTGGTGACATCAACTTGAAATACAGTGGAAATGAAGGTCCTGCCACGTCACAATGCAAGAACATTAAGCCAAATCTACTGGTGAATAAACTACTTGTGCCTAAGATGCTTAATCTTCTTCCAAAGTCTGAAAAAATTGTACTGCTTCTATGA